A window of Rhea pennata isolate bPtePen1 chromosome 34 unlocalized genomic scaffold, bPtePen1.pri SUPER_34_unloc_4, whole genome shotgun sequence contains these coding sequences:
- the PRRT1 gene encoding proline-rich transmembrane protein 1 gives MAAEKPAPPPPPPAAVGAALLEPRGPPHDYLPIAVLTTLCCFWPTGVVAIVKAVQVRAAVARGDIVSAEIASREARNFSFISLAVGIAAMVLCTILTVVIIIAAQHHDNDWEP, from the exons ccccgcccccgccccccccggcggcggtgggggcggcgCTGCTGGAGCCGCGGGGGCCCCCCCACGACTACCTGCCCATCGCGGTGCTCACGACgctctgctgcttctggccCACCGGCGTCGTCGCCATCGTCAAGGCCGTGcag gtgCGCGCGGCCGTGGCGCGCGGCGACATCGTCTCGGCGGAGATCGCGTCGCGCGAGGCCCGCAACTTCTCCTTCATCAGCCTGGCCGTGGGCATCGCCGCCATGGTGCTCTGCACCATCCTCACCGTCGTCATCATCATCGCCGCCCAGCACCACGACAACGACTGGGAGCCCTAG